Below is a genomic region from Dehalococcoidia bacterium.
TAGCGCCAGGGTTGATGTTGGCGTTGGTGTCAGCACAGTCATCATTGTTGACGGAATACCCGGCAGGCAGCATTGTACCGGAGCACACATTCTCCTGAGTGGCATCCTTGGCACCGTATTCATCCCTATCGGCATCTACATAGCCAAGGAGCAATTGCCATTTTGTGTTATCCAGAGGTGCACAGTCGGTGCTGTCATTGACTCCGTCGTTGTCGTCATCCGGATCAACGCAATCAGCCAGACCGTCTGCATCGGTATCAGTGAAACCCTCGTCTTTCTGTCCGTTGCAGTTGTTGTCGATGCCGTCACAGCTTTCTTCAGCGCCCGGATGAACGGCTGACTTGCCGTCATCGCAGTCGGTGTTGTTGGCAACATAACCCGCAGGCGGTGGGCAGGTTGTGGTGGAGACTGCGGGATTCCCAAAGCCATCGCCATCGGCATCGGCATACCATGTTGACGACACTGTCACACTCCCATCAAGGATCCGAACGGGAGAAATCACAATCTTGTTCTGATCTTTCAGAATATATCTGCAAATAGTAACGTCAGTAGTGGTGCCGGACGGAGCAGTGGGGTTGATATTGAAGACGATGGTCAAAGCCGAGCGATTCACATCGGCCTGTGGATTTGTCTTGGCTTGACCTGTGGCGTAGGTAATCATATCCCCGGATGAGGAAAGATTTGGGCCAACCGACACGCTTCCAGCGCCAAGGCTGTTATTCTGCGTTGTATGCACCATATCTGGGGTCATGACCGTATCATCAAAGCATACATCAAATTCAATGCCACAGAGGCTGTACCCGGTGGCGTCCACCCACACGTCGATGGTTACGGTGCCTCCAGGGCATGCATTTTGTCCTGCAGGCACGATGCTCAGTGTGGGACCGGTTATGGCCGATGCCGAATACGGCATGATCAACGCCATTGCCACTAAACTCAACACCATGATGAAACTACCTAGCCTGAAGAGAGAATTAGTTTTCATCTTACCTCCTGTTTTCCCTTCTTTGATCGCTGGTCGCTATTCAGGGATCAGACAACTCGTGTTATATACTCCGGCAAAATCGATGAGGTCATCCAGGTCAACGTAGCCGTCGTCATTAAAGTCGCCAATAGCATTATAGTTTAGGTCTCCTACCTTAGAATTGTATGCTCCGGCAAAATCGATCAAGTCGTCAAGGTCAATATCGCCATCCGCGTCAAAATCGCCCTTACAGACAATACACACGCTGAGTCCCACAGTTCCGGGAATCACGTCGACCGGCTCAAGGAATTGCTGCGCAGGCGGGTCCGGAAGTATGATGCTGGATGTTCCATATATGCCGGTGACCAAGGTTTCATCCAACGGATCCGAAAACAGCGGATTCTTAGCCGGCTTGGTGAGGAGAGTGATCTTGGTGCAAGGGCTCCCGGTTGCATGCAACGCGCTAAAGGTTATGGTGCAAAGATCCACTGGCGTGTCCTCCGGGGCCACCCACTCAATTCCAGCAAACGGTTCAACATCTTCATTCAGCGGTACCATGCCAAAGATGCCCATCACACCTTCGGTGTTGTTTTTTATCCAACTGGGGGAGCTTGTAATATCTTTGAACGGGGTTCCAACATAGGAAACCCCAACAGGCTCGATATAAGCGGGATCATACTCAAGCCACACCTGATATCCTGCTGTGTAGATGTTACTTGTTCCGCTCACGGTCACATCAAAGGTGCTGGTTACCGACGGAGGGGACGAATAGTCAGGAACCAAGGCAAGCGTGGCTGTAGGAGCATCAGCAGCGGCAGGCGCTACTATGAGAAACAGGCAGAGAACAGTAGTAATGATTATGGCTACCGAAACCCTGCTGATGAAAGGATTCCTTTTCATATCTCCCTCCTTAAGTGCGATGGCATGTCTTACATAAGGTAGATAGCCTGAGCTTGAGGAAGCCACGCCCTCAAAGCCCAAGAAGTGACGATGGGCCCTTAAACGTCTCTATATAACCAAAACCGGCGCTTTCCGTCAAGGTACAATTCAGTAAATAAATGGTAAACGTTCCCCAGATAACGGGCAGTTTAGGTTTTAAGACTCAGGAGAAAGGTAAGGAGCGATACAATGGGCTTCAGAGAATGGGGAAGGGGGGACTCGAACCCCCAAGGGTTGCCCCACATGATCCTAAGTCATGTTGACTCTATCTCTACCCTTCGTTCTCAATCTTGGATTCTTAAACTTCACTGATTATTCTGACTCTGTCTGACTTCTTCTGTATTCTTCGTTCCTCAGCATCAAAGTCCCTCTTTCGTTTGAAGGCCTCTGCCGTTGCTCGGGGGATAAGCGATTTGCCTCCAAGAATGAGCGCCGGAATTTTACCCTCCTTAACCCACTGCCATGCGGTGATTCTAGATACCCCGATCACTTCCGCAGCTTGGGGAACTGTGAGGAAGTCGTCTCCAGTTTCGATTGAAATTCTCATGGCAATTTAACCATTGTTGGGTATCACCGAGCCTGTTTTTTGGGGAGGTAGGACCATATTAATACATCAAGATAAGGGATGTCAAATGGGGGAAGTGGCGTGTTGAGCGCTTAGGTATAAGCTTATCATATTTCCTTTGAGGGTTACGTACTAGCATGCTCACGAGTAAGTGCAGTGCCGGGGATTTGAGTTCGCAGGGATGTCCTTTTCACGGCTGCCCCTTTCCGTTTCACTTGCTTTTCCCACTCCTTCCGGAAAGCAACAGCTCTTTCGAAAGCCTCATCTTCGCCATATTTGTTTTCGCTGAAGAATTTTGTCGCTCTCCGTCCATCTGCCGTCTTGTATAAAACGGCATACCCCCAGTAAAGGATATCCCGGTTCCTCCGGCATCTCTTGAAGGTGCGCGATACCCCACACACACCGGTAGAGCAATTGGCCTGGGGAAATTCCTTGAAAGGCGCCGGCTCCATCTCAGGGTTCTCGATCAACAGCTTGACCTCATACTCTCTGGCCTGCTGAAGGGCGATATCCCGCCCGCCCCACTTCTTGTCGGAAAAGAAGCCGTTTATTTCCTTCCATGTGCCGTGTTTCTTGCTCCCCCTGGCGACCCGGACGGACCACCCGTGAGTATTCCTGGAATCTATTCTACTAATGGCCATGATTTACCCCGTTTCGCATGATAATGGCATTTCTCCTAATCACATATGGACTTCCAATCGCTTCAGGAGTTCCTTATCCTGAATATATGATATAACACATCCCCATGAGTAACGCCACATGAGCCCGCAGTGGCGGCACCTTGCCACTGGCAAAACCCCTTCGCTGGTGTTCTTCACAAATGCAAGCTCGAAGTTGTGGCTCTTGCCATTCCAGCCCGGGCGATACTCTTGTGTTTCTTCGGGTAGTTTGTTGCCGTGATAACAAGCAACGCTCAGAATAAAGCCGCTTTCCCTATGGTAAAGCTGGAACATCCCAGGGCTTTCAGCGGTCTCCGGGTCCGCGAAATCCTCCGTCCAGCCATCTTCGCCGGTTTTCCAAAGTCGCAGCCCTCTATCGTGGGGTTGATATTCCCCGATTCTGACATTGTCTTCATCAGGGAACGGAAGCCTCCAAAAGAGATCCATTGTCGTTGCCGGGTCAAGGCTGTTTGGTAATTTCGATACCTTGTTTCTGTCTTCATACCGCAGGTAGTACATTGATTCACAGGTTCCGATTTTGACTTCTTGGTTGTCGGACCTTCTTAAGGCATATTCTCCCATGATCTGTGTTCTCCTCTCTCTATTACTAAATCTGTATGGTCTGTCCGCTGCAGGATCCGGGTACTCTTGCGGACCCCGCAGCGGAATCGCAACTACGTTTTGGCTTTTGCTGTG
It encodes:
- a CDS encoding MopE-related protein, whose protein sequence is MKTNSLFRLGSFIMVLSLVAMALIMPYSASAITGPTLSIVPAGQNACPGGTVTIDVWVDATGYSLCGIEFDVCFDDTVMTPDMVHTTQNNSLGAGSVSVGPNLSSSGDMITYATGQAKTNPQADVNRSALTIVFNINPTAPSGTTTDVTICRYILKDQNKIVISPVRILDGSVTVSSTWYADADGDGFGNPAVSTTTCPPPAGYVANNTDCDDGKSAVHPGAEESCDGIDNNCNGQKDEGFTDTDADGLADCVDPDDDNDGVNDSTDCAPLDNTKWQLLLGYVDADRDEYGAKDATQENVCSGTMLPAGYSVNNDDCADTNANINPGATEICGDTIDQDCNGSDLVCPPTYDLDWGDAPDSAAAPGYPTLNTNSGANHGIVSGFMLGVQIDGEADGQPTANADGDDLNPAADPAAGRDDEDGVVFVTNPLVVGQRAQIDVSLTNAAGGPAFLDAWIDWNADGDWIDSGEQIFNAQPLPNSLPVVNSFIINVPADAAKQLTFSRFRLSSTGGLPPTGGAQDGEVEDYPTYPTPEIATGMLVLLGLAGMAGLVWFRRKQVGAER
- a CDS encoding excisionase family DNA-binding protein, with the protein product MRISIETGDDFLTVPQAAEVIGVSRITAWQWVKEGKIPALILGGKSLIPRATAEAFKRKRDFDAEERRIQKKSDRVRIISEV